A stretch of the Bacillus anthracis str. Vollum genome encodes the following:
- a CDS encoding PTS sugar transporter subunit IIB, which translates to MNILLCCSAGMSTSLLVTKMEAAAKARGLEGKIWAVSGDAVKTNIDQADVLLLGPQVRYMLSSMKTLADERNVGIDVINPMHYGMMNGEAVLDHALTLKK; encoded by the coding sequence ATGAATATTTTATTATGTTGCTCAGCAGGGATGTCTACAAGTTTACTAGTTACAAAAATGGAAGCGGCTGCAAAAGCTCGCGGTTTAGAAGGAAAGATTTGGGCTGTATCTGGGGATGCAGTAAAAACAAATATCGATCAAGCAGACGTATTATTATTAGGACCACAAGTTCGCTACATGCTTTCTTCAATGAAAACGCTTGCTGACGAGAGAAACGTTGGAATCGACGTTATCAATCCAATGCACTACGGCATGATGAATGGAGAAGCAGTTTTAGATCACGCATTAACACTTAAAAAATAA
- the speD gene encoding adenosylmethionine decarboxylase produces the protein MEYSTFGKHIIVDLWGVDFSLLDDMYFLEHHLIHAADLSGAHVLNVSTKEFDPHGVTVLVLLSESHLSIHTYPEQNFAAIDCYTCGTTVEPQIAIDYIVSILKPNEMHIRRLIRGIGEIVNTD, from the coding sequence ATGGAATATTCTACTTTCGGTAAGCATATAATAGTAGATTTGTGGGGAGTGGATTTTTCCCTATTAGATGATATGTACTTTTTAGAACATCATTTAATTCACGCTGCCGATCTCTCGGGTGCCCATGTTTTAAACGTAAGTACAAAAGAATTTGATCCGCATGGCGTTACTGTTTTAGTTTTACTATCAGAAAGCCACCTCTCTATTCACACTTATCCAGAACAAAACTTTGCCGCCATTGATTGTTATACGTGCGGTACAACCGTTGAACCGCAAATAGCGATTGATTATATCGTAAGTATATTGAAACCAAATGAGATGCATATAAGAAGATTAATTCGTGGTATAGGAGAGATTGTAAATACCGATTAA
- a CDS encoding polyamine aminopropyltransferase, giving the protein MPKHRKQSKIKIYRITNYKKDKRSELDSNKFELEQQAVENKQDKQGKQDNQVQSENVVIVPTDSHNLDIWDEISLKEIQAGEHTNLFAEQSNYQNINLLQVSDIRLYLDKQLQFSSVDEQIYHEALVHPIMSKVIDPKRVLILGGGDGLALREVLKYETVLHVDLVDLDGSMIDMARNVPELVSLNKSAFFDNRVNTHVCDAKEFLSSPSSLYDVIIIDFPDPATELLSTLYTSELFARIATFLTEDGAFVCQSNSPADAPLVYWSIGNTIEHAGLTVKSYHTIVPSFGTDWGFHIAANSVYVLDQIEQLYVVPTPRTLPSLLFPLFQFKEEHLEQRNFALLNSESNLILHQCYKKEMEF; this is encoded by the coding sequence ATGCCAAAACATAGAAAACAAAGCAAAATAAAGATTTATAGAATAACAAACTATAAAAAAGACAAGCGTTCTGAATTAGACTCTAACAAATTTGAACTAGAACAGCAGGCGGTAGAAAATAAGCAGGACAAGCAGGGCAAACAAGATAATCAAGTACAATCGGAAAATGTAGTCATAGTACCCACAGATTCACACAACTTAGATATATGGGATGAAATTTCTCTAAAGGAAATACAAGCTGGTGAACATACAAATTTATTTGCGGAACAAAGTAATTATCAAAATATTAATTTGTTGCAAGTTAGCGATATCCGTTTATATTTGGACAAGCAACTACAATTCAGTTCCGTCGATGAGCAAATTTATCATGAAGCACTTGTGCATCCAATTATGTCAAAAGTAATTGATCCAAAACGTGTTCTCATATTAGGCGGTGGCGATGGCCTTGCCCTGCGAGAAGTTTTAAAATATGAAACTGTACTACATGTAGACCTTGTTGACTTAGATGGATCGATGATTGATATGGCTCGTAATGTTCCTGAATTAGTTTCTTTAAACAAAAGTGCATTTTTTGATAATCGTGTAAATACACACGTATGTGATGCAAAAGAATTTTTAAGCTCTCCTTCCTCTTTATACGATGTAATCATTATTGATTTTCCAGATCCAGCGACAGAGTTGTTAAGTACTTTATATACAAGCGAACTTTTTGCTCGTATAGCTACATTTTTAACAGAAGACGGCGCGTTCGTCTGCCAATCTAATTCACCTGCTGATGCACCTCTAGTATATTGGAGTATCGGTAACACAATTGAACATGCGGGATTAACTGTGAAAAGTTATCATACAATCGTTCCTTCTTTCGGAACTGACTGGGGATTTCATATCGCTGCTAATTCTGTCTATGTACTCGATCAAATTGAGCAATTATACGTAGTACCAACTCCTCGAACATTACCTTCCCTTCTTTTTCCTTTATTTCAATTTAAAGAAGAACATTTAGAACAACGTAATTTCGCTCTCCTAAACTCAGAATCGAACCTTATCCTACACCAATGTTACAAAAAGGAAATGGAGTTTTGA